DNA sequence from the Cellulophaga sp. HaHaR_3_176 genome:
TGTTTGATGCTCCGGTGTCTACAATAAACCTCCCTGAAATACCATTTATTTTAGCTTCTATTTCAAAATGATTAGTTGAAGTTAAATTTAATTTAATTGGAGTGTATTTTTTTTCCTTTAAAATTTTTTTAAGACTCTTCACAACTTTTTTTGTTAAAGATAAACCTATTTTTACATCATGATACTAACAGATACACATACACACTTATACAGTGAAGCTTTTGATGAAGATAGAAATTTAGTTGTTGAGAATGCTATTAAGAATGGAGTAGAAAGATTTTTTATTCCAGCAATTGATTCTACATATACGCAGTCTATGTTAGAGTTAGAAAAGGCGTATCCTGAAAATATGTTTTTAATGTCGGGTTTGCATCCTACGCATGTAAAAGAAAATTATCAAGAAGAAATTTCTCATATAGAAGAAATGCTTTCAAAACATAAATATTACGCAATAGGAGAAATAGGGATAGATTTATATTGGGATAAAACTTTTTTAAAAGAGCAACAAGCAGCTTTTAGGGGGCAAATTAAAATTGCAAAAAAGAATAATTTACCTATAGTTATTCATTGTAGAGATGCTTTCGATGAAGTGTTTGAAATATTAGAACAGGAGAAAGGAGCTGATTTATATGGAATTTTTCATTGTTTTACAGGAACCTTTGAACAGGCAAAAAAAGCGATTTCATACAATATGAAATTAGGAATTGGAGGTGTAGTAACTTTTAAGAATGGAAAAATCGACACTTTTTTGAATGAAATCAGCCTGAGTAATATTGTTTTAGAAACTGATGCTCCATATCTGGCTCCAGTGCCTTATAGAGGTAAGCGAAATGAAAGTTTATATCTTCTTCAGATTTTAGAAAAACTAGAAATTGTATATGGTGTTAGTAAAAAGCGTATTGCAGAAATAACAACTCAGAATTCAAAAGATATTTTTGGTATATAATAAAGAGTAAAATAAACGATTATGAGCAATTCTAAAATTTTACTTATTTATACAGGCGGTACTATTGGTATGGTTAAAGATTACAAGTCTGGCGCATTAGTGGCTTTAAACTTTGATAAGTTGTTGCAAAATATACCAGAGTTAAATCAATTAGATTGTGATATTAATAGTTGTTCTTTTGATGAGCCTATCGATTCTTCAAACATGAATGTGTCTCATTGGGTTACAATCGCAACGTTAATTGAAGATAATTATCATGATTATGATGGTTTTGTAGTTCTGCATGGTAGTGATACAATGAGTTATTCCGCATCA
Encoded proteins:
- a CDS encoding TatD family hydrolase; translation: MILTDTHTHLYSEAFDEDRNLVVENAIKNGVERFFIPAIDSTYTQSMLELEKAYPENMFLMSGLHPTHVKENYQEEISHIEEMLSKHKYYAIGEIGIDLYWDKTFLKEQQAAFRGQIKIAKKNNLPIVIHCRDAFDEVFEILEQEKGADLYGIFHCFTGTFEQAKKAISYNMKLGIGGVVTFKNGKIDTFLNEISLSNIVLETDAPYLAPVPYRGKRNESLYLLQILEKLEIVYGVSKKRIAEITTQNSKDIFGI